In Patagioenas fasciata isolate bPatFas1 chromosome 2, bPatFas1.hap1, whole genome shotgun sequence, a single window of DNA contains:
- the DCSTAMP gene encoding dendritic cell-specific transmembrane protein, with protein sequence MQTFVSVAQNAWEIFISERKPGWKNWMQLFAVCSAVGFLLSFLLFLGMHFSLVHHPLGPLLISGFIWISLSIALSCFKHLRCFCVLFLLSCGLQNGRNALITAGTGIVVAGQIQNIFHNLKVLADSITCHLEFEQSVLIKYYVEAVKWIYEMVKVSPELPKDVVVLKHEFTPSYSISDNALKQELNDTKQEIQRIANQMSFMLTILPYIGQKVLPIVGIFLASFGTGLFMKKFLGSRSNKFKNTYITKQFIAFDEHQKQQQRPCLLPLNRKERKYYVTIPSFCLTKKDRKNMQYFFLPVFIHLFIWLLFAAVDYLFYWLIIYVNKHLQEVPDPEIQLSLVQQKNEKSFIIHRREHIAKTDIFKISLFKHDCIPQPELTLSTTWIQLGVIIFFLIIFGLFSGLLTQLKILVSTSFYPDTEMKRIHYLHAKLLKKRATLQAKTVKNTFARTVSFWFPILKAREAVRKKERSVANDNMV encoded by the exons atgcaaacatttgTCTCAGTAGCCCAGAATGCTTGGGAAATTTTTATATCTGAAAGGAAGCCTGGCTGGAAGAATTGGATGCAGCTTTTTGCAGTTTGCTCTGCAGTTGGCTTCCTCTTGAGCTTTCTCTTATTCCTTGGCATGCACTTCTCACTGGTACACCACCCCTTGGGTCCCTTACTGATTTCTGGATTCATCTGGATCTCTCTTTCTATTGCACTCTCCTGTTTCAAGCATCTGCGCTGTTTTTGTGtcctgttccttctttcttgtgGACTTCAAAATGGCAGGAATGCTCTTATTACAGCTGGCACAGGTATCGTTGTGGCTGGAcaaatccaaaatatttttcacaacctAAAGGTTCTGGCAGACAGTATAACCTGTCATTTAGAGTTTGAGCAATCTGTCTTGATAAAATATTATGTTGAGGCAGTAAAATGGATTTATGAGATGGTCAAGGTTTCCCCTGAGCTACCTAAAGATGTTGTGGTCCTAAAACATGAATTCACACCATCTTATTCCATTTCAGATAATGCATTAAAGCAAGAGCTAAATGACACAAAGCAAGAGATCCAGAGAATTGCTAACCAGATGTCTTTTATGCTGACTATATTGCCCTATATAGGGCAGAAGGTATTGCCTATAGTGGGGATTTTTCTAGCTTCTTTTGGAACTGGCCTCTTTATGAAAAAATTTTTGGGCTCCCGCAGTAACAAATTTAAGAACACTTATATCACAAAACAGTTCATTGCATTTGATGAGCAccaaaagcaacagcaaagaCCCTGCCTTCTGCCActtaacagaaaagaaagaaaatattatgtgACAATCCCATCTTTCTGCCTCACAAAGAAGGACAGAAAAAACATgcagtatttttttctccctgtatttATTCATCTTTTCATATGGCTTCTGTTTGCTGCAGTAGATTATTTGTTTTATTGGTTAATTATTTATGTGAATAAACATCTCCAAGAAGTACCAGATCCAGAGATTCAACTCAGCCTCGTTCAGCAA AAGAATGAGAAGAGCTTTATCATTCATAGGAGAGAGCATATTGCAAAGACTGATATTTTCAAGATCTCTTTGTTTAAACATGACTGCATCCCTCAGCCAGAGCTCACTCTCTCCACAACATGGATCCAGCTTGGAGTCATCATCTTCTTCTTAATCATTTTTGGGTTATTCTCTGGCCTCCTGACCCAGCTTAAGATACTTGTGTCAACTTCATTTTATCCTGACACTGAGATGAAACGGATACATTACTTGCATGCAAAATTACTCAAGAAAAGAGCAACACTACAAGCAAAAACTGTGAAGAACACGTTTGCTAGAACG GTCAGCTTTTGGTTTCCAATACTCAAGGCAAGAGAGGcagtgaggaagaaagaaagaagtgtgGCAAATGACAACATGGTGTGA